A region from the Acipenser ruthenus chromosome 56, fAciRut3.2 maternal haplotype, whole genome shotgun sequence genome encodes:
- the LOC117404350 gene encoding histone H1-like, translating into MAETAPAPPAPAPAKAPKKKTAAKPKKSGPSVSELIVKAVSASKERSGLSVAALKKILQAGGYDVEKNNSHVNRALKSLVTKETLLQTKGTGASGSFKLNKKAAEAKKKAAPKKPAAKKAVVKKATKKVSAKKAATPKKSPKKAKKPKAVKKPPKSPKKAAAKPKKAVKSPKKAKAAPKPKKATKAAKPAAKKAAPKKK; encoded by the coding sequence ATGGCAGAAACTGCTCCAGCACCACCCGCTCCTGCTCCGGCTAAAGCTCCCAAGAAGAAGACCGCAGCAAAGCCCAAGAAATCGGGTCCCAGCGTGTCGGAGCTCATCGTCAAGGCTGTGTCTGCCTCCAAGGAGCGCAGCGGGCTGTCCGTGGCGGCGCTCAAGAAGATCCTGCAGGCCGGCGGCTACGATGTGGAGAAGAACAACTCCCACGTCAATAGAGCCCTCAAGAGCCTGGTGACCAAGGAGACCCTGCTACAGACCAAGGGCACCGGCGCCTCGGGCTCCTTCAAGCTCAACAAAAAAGCAGCTGAAGCCAAGAAGAAAGCAGCTCCCAAGAAACCAGCGGCAAAGAAAGCGGTTGTCAAGAAAGCGACGAAAAAGGTTTCAGCAAAGAAAGCAGCGACACCCAAGAAGTCTCCTAAGAAAGCGAAGAAACCAAAAGCTGTAAAGAAGCCACCCAAGAGCCCAAAGAAAGCGGCTGCCAAGCCTAAAAAGGCCGTCAAGAGTCCGAAGAAAGCGAAGGCAGCGCCTAAACCTAAAAAGGCAACCAAGGCAGCTAAACCCGCAGCGAAGAAGGCGGCTCCTAAAAAGAAGTGA
- the LOC117969734 gene encoding histone H2B has product MSGRGRKESYAIYVYKVLKQVHPDTGISSKAMGIMNSFVNDIFERIAGESSRLAHYNKRSTITSREIQTAVRLLLPGELAKHAVSEGTKAVTKYTSSK; this is encoded by the exons ATGTCTGGTCGTG GGAGGAAAGAGAGCTACGCCatctacgtgtacaaagtgctgaagcaggtccaccccgacaccggcatctcttccaaggcgatgggcatcatgaactcgttcgtcaacgacattttcgagcgcatcgccggcgagtcgtcccgcctggctcactacaacaagcgctccaccatcacttcccgggagatccagacagccgtgcgcctcctgctgcccggagagctggccaagcacgccgtgtctgagggcaccaaggccgtcacgaagtacaccagctccaagtaa
- the LOC131724738 gene encoding histone H2B 3-like yields MPEPKAAPAPKKGSKKAVAKSQPKGGKKRRKTRKESYAIYVYKVLKQVHPDTGISSKAMGIMNSFVNDIFERIAGESSRLAHYNKRSTITSREIQTAVRLLLPGELAKHAVSEGTKAVTKYTSSK; encoded by the coding sequence ATGCCAGAACCGAAAGCTGCACCCGCGCCGAAGAAAGgctccaagaaggctgttgccaagagccagcctaagggaggaaagaagcgcagaaagaccaggaaggagagctacgccatctacgtgtacaaagtgctgaagcaggtccaccccgacaccggcatctcttccaaggcgatgggcatcatgaactcgttcgtcaacgacattttcgagcgcatcgccggcgagtcgtcccgcctggctcactacaacaagcgctccaccatcacttcccgggagatccagacagccgtgcgcctcctgctgcccggagagctggccaagcacgccgtgtctgagggcaccaaggccgtcaccaagtacaccagctccaagtaa